TAGTGCTCCACCCGCTCGCGGCTCGGGGTGGCCAGCTGGACGAAGGTGACGTCCTCCGCGCTGACCCTGCCCTCGTGCAGCAGCTCGTGCAGCGCCTGCAGCCGCAGGTCGATGCCCTTGGTGTAGTCCAGCCGGTCGACTCCGAGCAGGATGGTCTTCGGGTTGCCCAGCTCGGCACGCACCTGCGTGGCCCGCTCGGCGACGTGCTTGCTGCGGGCGAGGTTGTCTAGGCCGCTCGCGTCGATGGAGATGGGGAAGGAACCGACCCGGACCGTGCGGTCGCCGACCTGCACCATGCCCGGCCGGGAGCGCACCCCGACCGCGCCCCGGCTCGGCTCGAGGCCGATCAGCTGCCGGGCCAGCCAGAGGAAGTTCTGCGCACCGCCAGGGCGGTGGAAGCCGACCAGGTCGGCGCCGATCAGGCCGCGCACGATCTCCGCCCGCCACGGCAGCTGCATGAACAGTTCGACCGGCGGGAACGGGATGTGCAGGAAGAAGCCGATGCGCAGGTCGGGACGCAGGTCGCGGAGCATGCTCGGCACCAGCTGCAACTGGTAGTCCTGCACCCACACGGTCGCGCCCTGGCCCGCCACCTGCGCGCTGGCCTCGGCGAAGCGGCGGTTGACCCGGACATAGCTCTCCCACCAGCTGCGGTCGAAGACCGGGCGGGCGACCACGTCGTGGTAGAGCGGCCAGAGCGTGGCATTGGAGAAGCCCTCGTAGTAGTCCCGGACCTCGTCCCCGGTCAGCCGCACCGGGTGCAGGATCAGGCCGTCGTCGACGAACTCCTCCACCTCGACGTCGGGCACTCCGGGCCAGCCGACCCAGGCCCCCTTGCGGGAGCGTAGGAAGGGCTCCAGCGCGGAGACCAGGCCGCCAGGGCTCTGGGTCCAGCGTTGACTGCCATCGGCGGAACGTTCGAGGTCCACGGGTAGCCGGTTGGCCACCACCACGAACTCCGCCGCCGTGTGTTCTGGCTCGGTGCTCTCCGGGGGTGCCATACCACGAACAGTATCCGGTGCGGCGCCGGCATGAGGTGTGAGCAATCCAGCAGCACGACACTCGTTCAGTCGAGTGCCGCGCTGCCGGCCGGTGCTCAGTCGAGCCTGCGGCTGTGCCGCAGCGGACCGGCCATCCGCGGCCCGGACAGCCTGCGTTCCAGCCTGCCCAGTCCGGTGCGCAGGGGCTGGGCCAGATACTCGCCGAGGACCACCCCCGCGGCCAGGGCGAGCCCGATCGCGACCGCGGTCATCAGGGTGATGATCGCGCCGTTCTCGATCAGCATGTACAGCCCGCGGTAGGTGGCGAGCCCTGGTAGCAGCGGGGTGATCCCGGACACCGCGACCACCAGCGGGGTCACTTTCAGCCTGCGGGCCAGCACCCCGCCGCCGAGCCCGACCAGGGTGGCCGCGACCGCGGAGGCGGTGATCTGGTTCGCCTCCAGCAGCCGCAGCGCGCCGTAGGCACCGGCGCCGACCGCCCCCGCGACACTGGCCACCAGCAGCGGCCGAAGGCGGGTGTAGGAGGCCAGCGCGAAGCAGGCCGCCGCCCCGGAACCGGCCATGACCATCACCGGCAGCTCGAACGTGGTCACCGTGCCCGCGAGGGCGGGCGAGGAGCTGGTGATGCCGAGTGTGGTCGCGAGGTTGATGGCGATGGCCACTCCGGTGATCAGCCCGGCACTCATCATCGCCACTTCCATCGCCCGGCCCGAGGCGGTGACGTAGTACCCGGTGATCGCGTCCTGCACCGCCGACACGGTGGACAAACCGGACAGCAGCACGGTGATCGCCGCCGCGACCACCAGCGTCGGTCGCTCCAGCGGCAGGACGTCGAAGTGCACCAGCAGGGTGGCCGTCATGGTGGCGATCAGGCCGCCGATGGCCTGCTGGAAGAAGAACGGCAGGGCGTAGCGGTTCAGCAGCCTGCCGAGCCGGTCGACCACGCCGCTGATTACGAACGCGGCCAGCGCGGTCCAGGCGTCGCCGCCGATGATCAGCGAGATGAACGCCGCCATGCCGCCCCAGGCCAGGGTGGAGATCCAGCGCGGGTAGGGGTGTGGGGCGTCGTAGATCCGCTGCAGTTCGGTGGAGGCCTCCTCGGCGCTGATCCGGCCACGGGTGATCCGCTGCACCAGCTGCTCGGTGGCGGTGAGCCTGCTGTAGTCGAGGCTGCGGCCGCGGACCACGCGCAGCGCGGTGACCGGTGGCAGGTCGGAACCGCGGTGGCAGGTGATGGTGATCGAGGTGAAGATCACGTCCACCTCGCAGTGCGGCAGGCCGAGCGCCTGGGTCACCGCGATCATGGTGGCCGTCACGTCGGAGGCGCCCGCCCCGCTGAGCATCTGCACCTCGCCGATCCGCAGCGCGAGGTCCAGTACGAAGTGGACGGTTGCCTCGTCGGGGAGCATGGGGCCGATGGCGGCGTCGGTGTCCACCGCGGGCTGCTCCCCGGTCGGTGCCTCCAGCACATGCCATGCCCGGCTGCGGGCGGTTCGCCCCTTGCGGCGATTCGCGGCCCGGTTGTCCGGCCCGTGCTCGTCCTGCGGCGGTTCGAGCACCTGCCACGCGTTCTTACGGTTCCCGGGCGTCCTGGCCCGCTGCCTGGCCTTCACGACGGTTCCACCTCCTCACTGCTCCCGTGATTCCCGCTGACCATCGGGCTCCATTGTCCGACCGTTGCACGGTGCGATCAGTGGCGTCCACCACAGATTCGCGGAGGTCACGCGGGCACGTCGGCGACCGCGGCACGGTGGCCGATACACTTGACGCCGCGTTGACACACGCGCTCGCCGGTATAGCTCAGTTGGTAGAGCATCCGCCTTGTAAGCGGAAGGTCAGGGGTTCGAGCCCCCTTGCCGGCTCCGGTCCGCCGGTGGCTGTCACAGAATCCGAACGAGGCAGGGACAGTCTCGTGAGCAGCCTGCCCGATCATGGGTGGGTGTCGTCGAACTCGCTGTACCTCAGCACTGGCCGGATTGGCGTCGGCCGGGGCAGGGCAGGGCGGCTGCTGGTGGGCGCGCTGGCCTGCCTGCTCGCACTCGGGCTGACCTGCCTGGTGTTCGTCTGGACGCGGGGCGGCCAGCAACTCGAGCAGGAACTGCTGCCTGGCTGGCGACCGGGCAGCGGACGTGGACAACAGGCCGCGCTGCTCGAACCCGCGCGGGTCGTGCTGTCCTTCGCAGGCGACCCGGTGGTGCTGGGCGCGCTGCTCGGCCTGGCGTTGCTGGTGGGCGCACTGTCCGGAAGATGGCGGGCGGGCTTGGCCGGAGCCGGTCTGTTCCTCGCCTCGGTGTCCGCCGCGCGCCTGCTCAAGCTGGTGGTGCCGCGTCCGGACCTCGGTGTGGCGGGCTCGACCACGCACAACAGTTTCCCCAGTGGTCACGTCGCGGCCGCGATGTCCCTCCTGCTCGTCTTCCTGTTCGTCTCGCCCGCTCGCGCGCGCTGGTGGCTGGCCGTCCCCGGGATGGCCGGGGTAGCCATGGTCGGCGCGGCCACCATGATCGCGGGCTGGCACCGGCTCAGTGACGTGCTCGGCAGCGTGCTGCTGGCCACCGCCCTGGCTTGCCTGCTGGCGGCGGCACTGGTCGCATCGGCCGGGCGGCGTGTCCTGGGTGCTGGTGATCGAGGACGGTCCGGCCGTCCGGGACGGCAATGAGCTGCCACCGTTGACCTCGATCTAGGTTGAGGTGTGAGTCTGGGTTCATGACGACACGGACTTTGGAAACCACCGAGGTGCAGGACTGGAACATCGAGGCCGTCGAGCTGGACGCCTACCTGGAACGGATCGGCCATCCGCTGGTCGCGCCGACGGCCGAGGCGCTGAGTTCGTTGCATGAGGCCCATGTCCGCGCCATCCCGTTCGAGAACCTGGACGTGGTGCTCGGCAAGCATCCCGGGCTGGACCTGGGCGTGGTGGCCGACAAGCTGGTGCACCGGCGCCGCGGCGGCTACTGCTTCGAGCACGGGTTGCTGTTCGCCGCGGCGCTGGAGCGGCTGGGATTCACCGTGCATCGGCGGATGGCGCGGGTGCAGCCGCACCGCTCGGGACTACGCACGCATATGGCCCTGGCCGTGCACGCCGAGGGCACGGACTACCTCGCCGACATCGGGTTCGGCGCCGGGATGATGTACCCGATGCCGCTGCGCGACGGTGCCGAGGTCGACCAGGCGGGCTGGCCGCACCGGATCGTCCGGCAGGGGAACCTGTGGGCGCTGACCAAGCAGCAGGGGGACGGCTGGGAGGTGCTGCACGCCTCGGACGAGTCGCCGCAGCGGCCGGTCGACTACGAGGTCGCGCATCACTACGTGTCCACCCATCCCCGCTCGCCGTTCACCGGGCAGCTGGTGGTGATGCGGCTGGACCACGGGGTCAGCAGGCGCCTTGTCGGCGACGAGCTGACCGTGGAGCGGGCGAACGGGGAGACCGAGCGGACCCCGGTCCGGCCGGAGCAGCTTGGCGACGTCCTGCGCGATCTCGACCTCGAACCGGGGCCGGCGGACCTGGCCGGCCTGCGTGCCCACCTGTCGTAGCCGCTCGGTCGGGTGGATCGGCGAGAAAACTGGTCAGGAACCTTGTCGAATGTGATTCGGGCGGGTTACCGTCCGGTACACATTCCCGCTCGCGTCCCTGAGCAGCGGATTCGGTGTCCCCAAGGAAGGTGGCAACGATGAGCAGGTCCACCCGGCTTCGCAGGTTCCTCGGCGCCGTGCTGGCGGCGGCCATGGCCTGCACGGTGGCCGCCGCCCCGGCGAGCGCGGCCGCCCCGCCGAAACCCGAGAACGATCCCTTCTACCAGCCACCCCCCGGTTTCGAGTCGACCGAACCGGGCACGGTGCTGCGGTCCCGCCCGGTCGAGCTCGCCGCGTTCGCCCTGCTGCCGCAGAAGGTGCAGGCCTGGCAGCTGCTGTATCGCACGACCGACACCCAGGACCGGCCGCAGGCCACGGTTACCACGGTGCTGCTGCCTTGGGGTGCGGAACCGGACCGTTCCCGGCCGCTGGTCTCCTACCAGGTCGCCGAGGACAGTGCCGCGGCGCACTGTGCGCCCTCATACCAGTGGCGGCAGGGTGCGGGCAACGACAACTTCGTGACGCAGGCCGAGATCCTGCTCGTGGATGCGGCCATCCAGCAGGGCTGGGCGGTGACCGTGCCGGACTACGAGGGCCCGGACAGCGCCTACGTGGCAGGCAAGCAGGCCGGGCAGGCGGTGCTGGACGGTATCCGGGCGGCGCAGGACTTCCCCGCCCTTGGCCTGGACGGTCGGGAGACCGACGTCGGGTTGTGGGGTTACTCCGGTGGCGCGCTGGCCTCCGGCTGGGCTTCCGAGCTGCAACCGGGCTACGCCCCGGAGCTGGACGTCAAGGGCGTCGCCGAGGGTGGGCTGCCGGTGAACGTCGAGCACGTGCTGGACAACGTGAACGGCTCGGTCGTCTCCGGGCTCGCGATGAGTGGCATCGCCGGGCTGAGTGAGGCCTACCCGGAGCTTGCCGGGTACCTGGACGCCAACCTGACGCCGGAGGGCAAGGAGGCCTTCGCGGAGGTCAAGACGCTGTGTAACCCGCAGGCCGTCGCCCGGTTCCCGTTCAAGGACATCTACTCCTACTTCAGCAACGAGGACCCGCTGAACCATCCGGTCGCCCAGGAGGTGCTCGCGGCCAACACGATGGGCAAGCACACCCCGACCGCGCCGCTGTTCGTCTACCACTCGGTGAACGACCAGCTCATCCCACCCGAGGACGTGGACGGCCTGGTCGAACGGTTCTGCGCGGACGGTGCGCAGGTCAGCTACCGCAGGGACGTCCTAAGCGAGCATGCGGCGTTGACCGTCACCGGCGCGGCCAGCGCCATCAACTGGCTGAAAGCGCGTTTCGCGGGCGAACCGTCGTCGCCGGGGTGCGACACCAGGACCGTCGCGTCCTCGCTGCTGTCGCCCCAGGCGCTGGCCACCTTCGGTTCGGCCCTGCTGAATGCGCTGCTGGCCCTTCTCGGCCAGCCCATCCGCTGACCGCTGTGAGTGGCCCGTTCCCTGCGAACTTCGCAGGGAACGGGCCACTCACAGCAGTTGATTGACGGCGGGTGGCAGGCGGGTTACGGTGCTCCGTCGTGAACCTGTCCGACAGCCGGACTGCCGGTCAGGCGGTCCCGCGCCGGGTGAGCGCGATGGAGGCCGTGCTCGCCGACCTGCGGGACGCCATCGGCAGGGGCGAGTACGCCATCGGCGAGAAGCTGCCTGCCGAGTCCGCGCTGGCCCAGCACTACGGCGTCAGCCGGTCGGTGGTGCGGGAGGCGCTGCGCGCCCTGCAGGCGATCGGGCTCACCCGTTCACACACCGGCAAGGGCACCTTCGTCGCGGCCAGCACCGCGGTGGGCAACCCGATCTTCGGCTCCTACTCGGCCCGCGACCTGGTCGAGGTGCGCAGGCATGTGGAGATCCCGGTCACCGGGTACGCCGCGGCCCGGCGCTCCGAGGACGACCTCGACCTGCTGGCCCAGCTGGTCGAGCGGATGGAGACCGAGACCGAGGACCTGGCCTGGACGGCGCTGGACACGCTGTTCCACATCACCATCGCGCAGGCCTCCGGCAACGAGGTCTTCCGGCGTGTGATCGAGGAGATCCGGGACGCCCTGGCCCGCCAGTCCAGCTTCGTCAACCAGCTGCGCGGCCGCCGTGAGCAGTCCAATGTAGAGCACCGCAGGATCGTGCGGGCGATCCTCGCGGGCTCCGAGGACGAGGCCGTGGCCGCCATGCGGGACCACCTGGCCGCGGTCGAGGCCAGCCTGCAGGCGATCGTCGGGCCGGAGGACCGGGATGAGTGAACCGGTACCGCTGGTGCACGTGGTCCGGGACGGCGTGGTGGAAGGTGTCCACTATGGATCCGTCGCCGTGCTCGGCCCGGACGGCACGGTCGAGTTCGCCGCGGGCGATATCGGGGCGCCGTTCTTCCTGCGCTCGGCCGCCAAACCGCTGCAGGCGGCCGGAATGCTGCGGGCCGGGCTGGAACTGCCGGACGACCTGCTCGCGCTGGCCGCCGCCAGCCATTCGGGTGAGGACATCCACCTCGCCGGTACCCACGCCATCCTGCGTGCGGCGGAACTGGACGAGGCGGACCTGGGCAACCCGCCCGCACTGCCGTACGATCCCGCGATGCGCGACGAGTGGCTGGCGCGCGGCCGGGCTCCGCGGCGGGCGGCGCACAACTGTTCCGGCAAGCATGCCGCCATGCTGCGCACGGCCCGTGCCCGCGGCTGGCCGACCCGGAACTATCTGGACCGCGGCCACCCCCTGCAACGCGGGCTCGCCACCACCGTGGCCGAGCTGGCGGGCGAGCGGGTCGCCGAACCCAGCGTGGACGGCTGCGGTGCCCCGCTGTTCTCGGTGTCCCTGACCGGGCTCGCCCGCGCCTCGGCCCGGATCGCGACCGCGCGGGTGGACACCGCCGAGGGCGGCCTCGCCCGTGCCCTGCGTGCGCACCCGGAGATGGTGGCGGGCACCCGCAGGGATGTCACCCACCTGATGCGGGCCTTCCCCGGCCTGATCGCCAAGGACGGCTTCGAGGGCGTACAGGTGGCCGCGTTGCCGGACGGCCACGCGGTGGCGATCAAGATCGCCGACGGCGCCGACCGGGCCAGAATGCCCGCCGCCGCGGCGGCACTGGCGCTGTGCGGCCTCGATCCGGCCCGACTCGCCGAGCAGGCCACGGTCCCGGTGTACGGCGGGGGCGAGGTGGTCGGCAGGCTGCAGCCCGCAGGCGAACTCGGTGCCGCGGCGCTAGCCGCGGGCGCGGGCCAACTCTTCGACGTCAAGTACCCGATCACCCGAGCAAGGAGTGCGGCATGGACGGCCTGATCGACGGAATCGGCGAGGTGAACGACCTCTTCTGGACCTACCTGGTCATCCCGTTGCTCGCGCTGATCGGTATCTACTTCACGGTGCGTTCCGGCGGGGTGCAGGTCCGGATGCTCCCGGAGATGATCCGCAACCTGCGCAGCAAGCCGGAGAACGCGCCGGACGGGAAGAAGGCGATCTCCTCCTTCCAGGCCTTCTCCATCTCGGCCGCGGCCAGGGTCGGCACCGGCAACGTCGCCGGGGTCGCGATCGCCATCGCGCTCGGCGGGCCGGGCGCGGTGCTGTGGATGTGGATCATGGGGCTGGTCGTCGGCTCGGCCGCGTTCGTGGAGTCGACCCTGGCCCAGCTGTTCAAGGTCAGGGATCGCACCGGCTACCGCGGCGGCCCCGCCTACTACATGCAGCACGGGCTGAAGGCCCGCTGGATGGGCATCCTGTTCGCGGTGGTCATCATCTTCACCTTCAGCTTCACCTTCAACATGGTGCAGGCCAACAGCATCGTGGACGCCGTGAACTCCTCGGTGACCGCTGTGACCGGGGAACAGGAAGCGGGCTGGGTGGCCCCGGTGGTCGGCTTCGGCCTGGTCGCACTGGTCGCACTGGTGGTGTTCGGCGGGGTTCGCCGGATCGCGCACGTCGCCCAGATGACCGTGCCGTTCATGGCGCTGATCTACCTGATCATGGGCATCATCGTGGTGCTGATGAACGTGGAGAAGATCCCCACCGTGCTCGGCGACATCGTCGGCGCCGCCTTCGGGTTCAAGGAGATCGGCGCCGCGGCCGTGGGCACCGCGATCATGCAGGGCATCCGGCGCGGCCTGTTCTCCAACGAGGCCGGCATGGGCTCCGCGCCCAACGCGGGCGCCACCGCGGCGGTGAGCCACCCGGTCAAGCAGGGCCTCGCGCAGACCTTCGGGATCTACTTCGACACCCTGATCGTCTGCTCGATCACCGCGTTCATCATCCTGGTCTCCGACCCGACCTACGGTGAGGCCGTCGGTGCCTCGATGACGCAGAGCTCGCTGGAGGCCAACCTCGGCACCTGGTCCCTGCACCTGCTGACGGTGATCATCTTCCTGCTGGCCTTCACCTCGGTGCTCGGAAACTTCTATTACGGCGAAGCGAACCTCACCTTCCTCACCACCAACCCGCGGGCGCTGCCGATCTTCCGCGGGGTGGTGATCGTGATCCTGTTCCTCGGCGCGGTGGCCTCCCTGGAGCTGGTGTGGAGCGTGGCCGACGTGACCATGGGGGTGATGGCCGTGGTCAACCTGCTCGCGGTCGCTCCACTCGGGGTGCTGGCCATGCGGTTGCTCAAGGACTACCAGGAGCAGCGCAGGCAGGGGCTGGACCCGGTGTTCACCCGGGACCGGCTGCCGGACATCCAGGGCGTGCAGTGCTGGGAGGCCGACCGCGCCGAGCTGAAACAGCAGTCGGGCTCCTAGCGGTACATCAACTCGGCTCCGTCGCGGACCCGGTGGGCTCGGCGTCCGGTGTGTCTACTGTGGTCTGATCGTCTTCCTCGGGGCCGCGCAGTTCCCAGGTGCCGCGGCGGCGCAGCACGAACACGTAGTAGGCCAGCGCGAGCAGCAGGATCACCCCGGTGACGATCAGGCTCGGTCTGCCGATCTTGGGGTCCAGCGCGTTCTGGTACACCACGTAGACCAGCGCGGCCAGCCCGATCACCGGGGGTAGCGGGAACAGCGGCATCTTGTAGACGGCGTGCGCCGTGGAGCCGTTCCGCCGCCCGGCGAGCACCGCGACGCACAGGCTCCCGTACACCACGACCAGACCGGTTCCGGTGAGCACCAGCAGCAGGGTCTCGTCCACGAAGCAGATCGCGGCGCCGACCGCCCCGGTCACCAGGGTGGCGACCCACGGGGTGCCGAACCGCGGGTGGATCGCCGCCATACCGCGGTTGATGGAGCGGGACCAGACCCGGTCCCTACCGGTGCTGAACAGCAGCCGCGCGCTCAGCAGGGTGATCGCGATGACCGCGTTGATGATGGCCAGCGCAACCGCGAGGCTGATCACGGTGTTCAGCGTGCTCCCGCCGCGTTCGGTGACGAAGTGGTTCATCATGTTCTCCGCGCCGAAGGTGGCGGCGAGATCCGGGGTGCCGAGCACCATCGCGGTGACCGGAAGCAGCTCGGCGATCACGGTGACCCCGAGTGCCCACAGGATCGCCCGCGCGATACCCCGGTTGGCGTCCGCGGTCTCCTCGCCGAAGTACACCGCGCTGCCGTAGCCGTTGTAGGCGAAGATCGCGACCGCGACCGCCGCGGCGATCAGTCCCACCGAGGCGGGCGCGAGATCCGACCCTCCGGAAGCGACGACCGGGTCCAGCAGCACCTCGCCGAGCGGGCGTTCCACGTTGAGGAAGCCGAGCATGGACAGCACCACCAGCGCCGCCATCTCTACCGCGAGGAAGATCCCGGTGACCACCGCGTTGAACTTGACGTCGAACACCGCGAGTATCGCGGAGCCGATGACCACCACCGCGGCGGTGACCTGGCCGTTCAGCCCTGGTAGCAGCACACCGAGATAGGTGCCGACCCCGAGCGCGATCACCGCGAGGATCAGCAGCTGGGTGATCAGGAACAGGCCGAGGATCAGGAATCCGGGCAACCTGCCGAGGGTGCGGCCCACGATCGCGTACTCGCCGCCGGACAGCGGGTAGGCCGAGGCCAGCTCGGCGTAGACGAAGGCCATGAAGATCCCGACCACGCCCGCGGCCAGGAAGCTCCACAGTGCACCGGTTCCGGCCTGCTCCAGCACGCCCGGCGCGATGATGAACACCGATGATGCCGGGGTGATCGCGGACAGCGTGATCAGCACGGTGCCGAGGACCTTCAGTCCACGGCGCAACTGCGTTGGCTGCTCGGTGTTCGAGGTATCGGTTGGGTTCTCGGATGCGGTCATTGCAATCCCTTGCTCGGGTCGTGTACCCCGTCTACTGCCGCCGGAGCAGCCGCACGAGATCGTCGTGTGGCAGCCCCGGGGAACGGTGGTCGTCCCTTCCGACCATGGTTCGGCCCGCGACCAGCGCGTTCAGCACGGCTTCCTCGACCGCTTCCACCACCGCGCGGTAGTAGGGGTCCATGCGTCCCCATGGGATGAAGCGAAGTACGTCGTAATCGCCCGCACCCGGTTCGCCGCGCGGGAAGGAACTGTTCAGCGCACCGGCGTTGGCCGTGCTGAAGGCGAGGAAGACGTCCCCGGAGAAGTGCGAACCGGTGGTTCCGGTACGGGCGAGACCCAGTGGTACCCGCCGGGCCAGCGCGGTGCACTGGTTCGGCAGCAGCGGGGCGTCGGTGCCAAGGATGACGATCACCGAACCGGCGCCGGGCGGGGTGGCCCAGTCCATCTCCTCCATCGGGTTGTCCACGGCGAGGGCGTTACCGACCGGGGTGCCGGTGACGGTCAGCTCTCGCCGGGATCCGAAGTTGGCCTGTACGAAGGCGCCAACCGTGTAGCTGTGCTGTCCATACCGGACGGTCCGGGAGGCGGTTCCGCTGCCGCCCTTGAAGGCGTAGCAGTTCATCCCGGTACCGCCGCCGACCGAACCCTCGACGATCGGGCCGGGCGCCGCGGTTTCGATCGCCTGCACCGCGTGTTCCGGCCGCACATGTGGGCCGTTGATGTCGTTCAGGTAACCGTCCCAGGTCTCGGCGACCACCGGCAGCAGCCATTCCGCGGCCATCGCGGGTTTGTGCTCGACGATCCAGTCGATGACGCCCCGGTGGCAGGGCCCGACGGCGTGCGTGTTGGTGATCAGCACCGGAGTGTCCAGCGAACCGGTCTCGCTGAGCCAGGTGGTTCCGGTCATCTCGCCGTTGCCGTTCAGCGAGTACCAGCCCGCGGCGCAGGCGGTGCCGACACCTTCCCTGCCCCGCGGCAGTAGCGCGGTGACCCCGGTGCGTACCGGCCCGGATCCGGTGCGCAGTGGCCCGTCACCCTCGATGAGCGTGGTGTAACCGACTTCCACCCCGGGCACATCGGTGATTCCGTTGTGCGGGCCGGTGTTGCCCGGCAGGTCGATGCCGAGGTCCCTGGCCCGAACCGGCTGGCTCATCGTTCCTCCTGGCGGCCTGCTGCGCGATGCCAGCCAGAATCAAACGTCGCACATTGTTGAATTACAAGGGACTTTTGTTACCGTACAAAAGATGTGGACCGCGGAGCGCCTTGCCGCCCGCCTCGCCGAGAGCAGCGCCGATGGCATTGCCCGGTCGGTGGCGCGGCTGGTGTCCACCGGTGAGATCGAGGTCGGCACCCGGTTGCCGACGGTCCGGGCGCTGGCCAGGTCGCTGCGGGTGAGCCCGACGACGGTGTCCGAGGCCTGGCGTTCGCTCTCCAGTGCCGGGGTGGTGGAGACCGGTGGTCGCCGGGGCACCACCGTGCGGGGGCGGCCGCAGCCCGCCGCGGCGACCAGGTTCTCCAAGCTGCACCACAACGGCCCGCCGCCCGCGCTGGACCTGTCCACCGGA
The sequence above is drawn from the Amycolatopsis aidingensis genome and encodes:
- a CDS encoding phosphatase PAP2 family protein is translated as MSSNSLYLSTGRIGVGRGRAGRLLVGALACLLALGLTCLVFVWTRGGQQLEQELLPGWRPGSGRGQQAALLEPARVVLSFAGDPVVLGALLGLALLVGALSGRWRAGLAGAGLFLASVSAARLLKLVVPRPDLGVAGSTTHNSFPSGHVAAAMSLLLVFLFVSPARARWWLAVPGMAGVAMVGAATMIAGWHRLSDVLGSVLLATALACLLAAALVASAGRRVLGAGDRGRSGRPGRQ
- a CDS encoding alpha,alpha-trehalose-phosphate synthase (UDP-forming), giving the protein MAPPESTEPEHTAAEFVVVANRLPVDLERSADGSQRWTQSPGGLVSALEPFLRSRKGAWVGWPGVPDVEVEEFVDDGLILHPVRLTGDEVRDYYEGFSNATLWPLYHDVVARPVFDRSWWESYVRVNRRFAEASAQVAGQGATVWVQDYQLQLVPSMLRDLRPDLRIGFFLHIPFPPVELFMQLPWRAEIVRGLIGADLVGFHRPGGAQNFLWLARQLIGLEPSRGAVGVRSRPGMVQVGDRTVRVGSFPISIDASGLDNLARSKHVAERATQVRAELGNPKTILLGVDRLDYTKGIDLRLQALHELLHEGRVSAEDVTFVQLATPSRERVEHYQRMRSDIEQMVGRINGEFARVGHPVVHYLHQSVNRTELAAFFSAADVMVVTPLRDGMNLVCKEYVACRHDLGGALVLSEFAGAAAELSSAFLVNPHDLDGVKNALEAAITLDPAEGRRRMRALRRQVLTHDVDRWARSFLEALGTEPAS
- a CDS encoding FadR/GntR family transcriptional regulator; its protein translation is MEAVLADLRDAIGRGEYAIGEKLPAESALAQHYGVSRSVVREALRALQAIGLTRSHTGKGTFVAASTAVGNPIFGSYSARDLVEVRRHVEIPVTGYAAARRSEDDLDLLAQLVERMETETEDLAWTALDTLFHITIAQASGNEVFRRVIEEIRDALARQSSFVNQLRGRREQSNVEHRRIVRAILAGSEDEAVAAMRDHLAAVEASLQAIVGPEDRDE
- a CDS encoding asparaginase; the protein is MSEPVPLVHVVRDGVVEGVHYGSVAVLGPDGTVEFAAGDIGAPFFLRSAAKPLQAAGMLRAGLELPDDLLALAAASHSGEDIHLAGTHAILRAAELDEADLGNPPALPYDPAMRDEWLARGRAPRRAAHNCSGKHAAMLRTARARGWPTRNYLDRGHPLQRGLATTVAELAGERVAEPSVDGCGAPLFSVSLTGLARASARIATARVDTAEGGLARALRAHPEMVAGTRRDVTHLMRAFPGLIAKDGFEGVQVAALPDGHAVAIKIADGADRARMPAAAAALALCGLDPARLAEQATVPVYGGGEVVGRLQPAGELGAAALAAGAGQLFDVKYPITRARSAAWTA
- a CDS encoding alanine/glycine:cation symporter family protein — protein: MDGLIDGIGEVNDLFWTYLVIPLLALIGIYFTVRSGGVQVRMLPEMIRNLRSKPENAPDGKKAISSFQAFSISAAARVGTGNVAGVAIAIALGGPGAVLWMWIMGLVVGSAAFVESTLAQLFKVRDRTGYRGGPAYYMQHGLKARWMGILFAVVIIFTFSFTFNMVQANSIVDAVNSSVTAVTGEQEAGWVAPVVGFGLVALVALVVFGGVRRIAHVAQMTVPFMALIYLIMGIIVVLMNVEKIPTVLGDIVGAAFGFKEIGAAAVGTAIMQGIRRGLFSNEAGMGSAPNAGATAAVSHPVKQGLAQTFGIYFDTLIVCSITAFIILVSDPTYGEAVGASMTQSSLEANLGTWSLHLLTVIIFLLAFTSVLGNFYYGEANLTFLTTNPRALPIFRGVVIVILFLGAVASLELVWSVADVTMGVMAVVNLLAVAPLGVLAMRLLKDYQEQRRQGLDPVFTRDRLPDIQGVQCWEADRAELKQQSGS
- a CDS encoding arylamine N-acetyltransferase family protein, whose protein sequence is MTTRTLETTEVQDWNIEAVELDAYLERIGHPLVAPTAEALSSLHEAHVRAIPFENLDVVLGKHPGLDLGVVADKLVHRRRGGYCFEHGLLFAAALERLGFTVHRRMARVQPHRSGLRTHMALAVHAEGTDYLADIGFGAGMMYPMPLRDGAEVDQAGWPHRIVRQGNLWALTKQQGDGWEVLHASDESPQRPVDYEVAHHYVSTHPRSPFTGQLVVMRLDHGVSRRLVGDELTVERANGETERTPVRPEQLGDVLRDLDLEPGPADLAGLRAHLS
- a CDS encoding lipase family protein, whose translation is MSRSTRLRRFLGAVLAAAMACTVAAAPASAAAPPKPENDPFYQPPPGFESTEPGTVLRSRPVELAAFALLPQKVQAWQLLYRTTDTQDRPQATVTTVLLPWGAEPDRSRPLVSYQVAEDSAAAHCAPSYQWRQGAGNDNFVTQAEILLVDAAIQQGWAVTVPDYEGPDSAYVAGKQAGQAVLDGIRAAQDFPALGLDGRETDVGLWGYSGGALASGWASELQPGYAPELDVKGVAEGGLPVNVEHVLDNVNGSVVSGLAMSGIAGLSEAYPELAGYLDANLTPEGKEAFAEVKTLCNPQAVARFPFKDIYSYFSNEDPLNHPVAQEVLAANTMGKHTPTAPLFVYHSVNDQLIPPEDVDGLVERFCADGAQVSYRRDVLSEHAALTVTGAASAINWLKARFAGEPSSPGCDTRTVASSLLSPQALATFGSALLNALLALLGQPIR
- a CDS encoding threonine/serine exporter family protein, yielding MKARQRARTPGNRKNAWQVLEPPQDEHGPDNRAANRRKGRTARSRAWHVLEAPTGEQPAVDTDAAIGPMLPDEATVHFVLDLALRIGEVQMLSGAGASDVTATMIAVTQALGLPHCEVDVIFTSITITCHRGSDLPPVTALRVVRGRSLDYSRLTATEQLVQRITRGRISAEEASTELQRIYDAPHPYPRWISTLAWGGMAAFISLIIGGDAWTALAAFVISGVVDRLGRLLNRYALPFFFQQAIGGLIATMTATLLVHFDVLPLERPTLVVAAAITVLLSGLSTVSAVQDAITGYYVTASGRAMEVAMMSAGLITGVAIAINLATTLGITSSSPALAGTVTTFELPVMVMAGSGAAACFALASYTRLRPLLVASVAGAVGAGAYGALRLLEANQITASAVAATLVGLGGGVLARRLKVTPLVVAVSGITPLLPGLATYRGLYMLIENGAIITLMTAVAIGLALAAGVVLGEYLAQPLRTGLGRLERRLSGPRMAGPLRHSRRLD